Proteins encoded by one window of Natronomonas salsuginis:
- a CDS encoding metal-dependent hydrolase, translating to MWPWEHVLFAYIFLSLYMHVRHRAPPEHRPTVLLAFGSLFPDLVDKPLAWQYGLFETGWGIAHSVFVATAVSLLGYVVTRRASAGRVGVGFGVGYLLHLVGDVIPASLSRGRLYLDPVLWPFGDPITDMAHESFLGGVGTLLFEYTTQLLALEITPIVVLQLGSVALGGALWIYDGCPGLRGIVVWIHRSIVRDGSA from the coding sequence ATGTGGCCCTGGGAGCACGTCCTCTTCGCGTACATCTTTCTCTCGCTGTACATGCACGTCCGCCACCGGGCTCCGCCGGAACACCGCCCGACCGTGCTACTCGCGTTCGGATCGCTCTTTCCCGACCTCGTCGACAAGCCGCTGGCGTGGCAGTACGGGCTGTTCGAAACCGGATGGGGGATCGCACACTCGGTGTTCGTCGCAACCGCCGTCTCGTTGCTCGGCTACGTGGTGACGAGGCGGGCCAGCGCCGGGCGGGTCGGCGTCGGGTTCGGCGTGGGGTATCTCCTCCACCTCGTCGGGGATGTGATCCCGGCCTCGCTCTCGAGGGGGCGGCTGTATCTCGACCCCGTCCTGTGGCCGTTCGGGGATCCAATCACCGACATGGCGCACGAGTCGTTCCTCGGCGGCGTCGGGACGCTTTTGTTCGAGTACACGACGCAGCTCCTCGCACTGGAGATCACGCCGATCGTCGTGTTACAACTCGGGTCGGTCGCCCTCGGCGGGGCGCTGTGGATCTACGACGGTTGCCCGGGGCTCCGGGGTATCGTCGTGTGGATCCACCGCTCGATCGTCCGAGACGGGTCAGCGTGA
- a CDS encoding glycosyltransferase family 4 protein codes for MTATNRRVVFVSQMFPPETGGNASRIHDTATNIQRDDWAVTVLAPPPSYPPGAFDRSWRRSRTEDVDGVTVHRLWTWQPTSENPGMAKRLPYYLIFGIHAMVWLLWNVRNYDIVITSTPPISTGAPGLVASALGTPWIVDIRDLWIDASISLGYLESGSAVERASRRFQRLVLHRADRLTVTTETLGRAVARRYGEGLELKTVIVPNGVDTERFRPATAVAAESGIEAASRLVTDGLASNGFGGGSTTEDDGREPSTDSPPTIVYTGNLGTAQNLEACVEAMRHVSEPAVFRLVGSGDVESKLRRLVDDLGVGDRVEFTGLVSRDEVPEILGDATIGVAPLEETETLAYAMPTKVYEYMACGLPTVVTGRGEIRRFVTESDVGVHAEGDPEALADRFDELLADRGRRNELAVRSREHVVEHYDRTAIARRLSDELRTLVGDHESA; via the coding sequence GTGACCGCGACGAACCGCCGCGTGGTGTTCGTCTCACAGATGTTCCCGCCGGAAACGGGCGGGAACGCGTCCCGTATCCACGACACCGCGACCAACATCCAGAGGGACGACTGGGCCGTGACCGTCCTCGCGCCGCCGCCGAGCTATCCGCCGGGGGCGTTCGACCGGAGCTGGCGGCGCTCGCGGACCGAGGACGTCGACGGCGTCACCGTACACCGGCTGTGGACGTGGCAGCCGACCTCCGAAAATCCGGGGATGGCAAAGCGGCTCCCCTACTACCTGATCTTCGGGATCCACGCCATGGTCTGGCTCCTCTGGAACGTTCGGAACTACGACATCGTGATCACCTCCACACCGCCGATCTCAACCGGCGCGCCCGGGCTCGTCGCGTCTGCGCTCGGCACGCCCTGGATCGTCGACATCAGGGATCTGTGGATCGACGCGTCGATCTCGCTCGGGTACCTCGAATCGGGAAGCGCGGTCGAGCGAGCCAGCCGCCGATTCCAGCGGCTGGTGTTGCACCGCGCGGATCGGCTCACCGTGACCACAGAAACCCTTGGACGAGCCGTTGCCAGGCGGTACGGTGAGGGACTCGAACTGAAGACGGTCATCGTGCCGAACGGGGTCGACACGGAACGGTTCCGGCCGGCGACCGCGGTGGCCGCCGAAAGCGGGATCGAGGCCGCAAGCCGATTGGTGACCGACGGACTCGCCTCGAACGGTTTCGGTGGCGGGTCGACGACCGAGGACGATGGTCGTGAGCCGTCGACCGACTCGCCGCCGACGATCGTCTACACCGGCAACCTGGGGACCGCTCAGAACCTCGAAGCCTGTGTCGAGGCGATGCGACACGTCTCCGAGCCCGCCGTGTTTCGGCTCGTCGGGAGCGGTGACGTGGAATCGAAGCTCCGCCGGCTGGTCGACGACCTCGGGGTCGGGGACCGAGTCGAGTTCACCGGACTCGTCTCGCGCGACGAGGTCCCCGAGATCCTCGGGGACGCGACGATCGGTGTCGCACCGCTCGAGGAGACCGAAACGCTGGCGTACGCGATGCCGACGAAGGTGTACGAGTACATGGCCTGCGGGCTTCCGACCGTCGTCACGGGGCGTGGCGAGATCCGCCGGTTCGTCACCGAGTCGGATGTCGGTGTCCACGCCGAGGGCGACCCCGAAGCGCTCGCCGACCGGTTCGACGAACTGCTCGCGGATCGCGGGCGTCGAAACGAGCTCGCGGTCCGGAGTCGCGAACACGTCGTCGAGCACTACGACCGGACGGCCATCGCGCGTCGGCTGAGCGACGAACTGCGCACACTCGTCGGGGACCATGAGTCGGCGTAG
- a CDS encoding sugar phosphate isomerase/epimerase family protein codes for MISESLPATARSSSPRSAIQLHSLRTATEPLPETIRRVAAAGYEGVEFAGRFLETDPHTVRSALDETGIAPVAAHVGLGRIEENPEAIVDRCRTAGCRRVVVPHAGSGHFRTTGRTDALADRLTTLVERFEMDNIEFTYHNARHSFSPPLDRFVPSAVTAVPLPMDGWHRTATALGRLLVSGDDISDRTGFGRLLERTSPGLTFEIDVGWVVAAGYDPTSVFELLGDRLVSVHVSDVAIARRFPRTYRSTSPGEGIVDLSGAVAAARETDAEWLVFEDDTAADPAGTIQRGIDLLGSEVPVEERPRSR; via the coding sequence ATGATATCGGAGTCTCTCCCGGCGACCGCACGCTCGTCATCGCCCCGATCGGCGATCCAGCTTCACTCTCTCAGGACGGCCACCGAACCGCTCCCCGAGACGATCCGTCGCGTCGCTGCCGCGGGGTACGAGGGCGTCGAATTCGCCGGTCGGTTCCTCGAAACCGATCCGCACACCGTTCGATCAGCCCTCGATGAGACGGGGATCGCCCCGGTCGCCGCCCACGTCGGTCTGGGGCGGATCGAGGAGAACCCCGAAGCGATCGTCGATCGGTGTCGGACCGCGGGTTGTCGTCGGGTCGTCGTCCCCCACGCCGGCTCGGGACACTTCCGAACGACGGGGCGGACGGACGCGCTCGCGGACCGGCTCACGACGCTCGTCGAGCGCTTCGAGATGGACAATATCGAGTTCACGTACCACAACGCCCGACACTCCTTTTCACCGCCACTCGATCGGTTCGTCCCGTCCGCGGTGACCGCCGTGCCACTTCCGATGGACGGCTGGCATCGAACGGCGACCGCGCTCGGGCGACTCCTCGTCTCCGGTGACGATATCTCGGATCGAACCGGCTTCGGACGGCTCCTCGAACGGACCTCGCCCGGACTCACGTTCGAGATCGACGTGGGATGGGTCGTCGCCGCCGGGTACGATCCGACGTCGGTGTTCGAACTGCTCGGCGACCGATTGGTGTCCGTCCACGTCTCCGACGTCGCGATCGCGCGGCGCTTCCCGAGAACCTATCGTTCGACCTCGCCGGGCGAGGGCATCGTCGATCTCTCGGGAGCGGTCGCGGCCGCACGCGAAACGGACGCCGAGTGGTTGGTCTTCGAGGACGACACGGCGGCCGATCCAGCGGGTACGATCCAGCGCGGAATCGATCTCCTCGGTAGCGAGGTTCCGGTCGAGGAGCGTCCTCGATCACGCTGA
- a CDS encoding lipopolysaccharide biosynthesis protein, producing the protein MRDRLERLVARLVPTGSVLQRTVKSGIWVSATKMSLRLSQMLMLVILARLLAPRDFGLMGVALLTLAATERFTDIGLNAALIQQKETNVDGYLNTTWCLEIARGVLAFGVVFLSAPFIAAFFSEPGATNVVRVLALVPVLYGLRNPAVVYFQKDLSFHKDFIYNAAGAISQLVVGVGYALYSPTVWALVFATMSQPAVRLVLSYVLHEYRPWPSFNPEMARELIHYGKWITGASIMGYLYSQGDDVFVGWYLSATALGFYQYAYRLADLPAAEVSGIISKVTFPAYSRIQSDMDALRDALLQSTRLTAFVAFPLTFGIALVAPSFVPAILGEQWTPMILTMQLLAIYGLLHAITRNFGSLWKALNHPDYVAKLGLLRVICIAILIWPATARWGIEGTAVVVVGVYIFPMLPLDVYLSAKVVEGRSMQIYREYLYPFVAAATMFGSLWYARGLVDLSPLVEFAFLVPAGTVVYLAVALVLERQFDWGIERIIRMISNGLRG; encoded by the coding sequence ATGAGAGACCGGCTGGAGCGACTCGTCGCGCGACTGGTTCCGACCGGATCCGTGCTGCAGCGGACGGTCAAAAGCGGCATCTGGGTGTCGGCGACGAAGATGTCGCTTCGGCTGTCACAGATGCTAATGTTGGTCATTCTCGCTCGGTTGCTCGCGCCGCGCGACTTCGGGTTGATGGGCGTCGCGCTGTTGACGCTCGCGGCGACCGAACGGTTCACCGACATCGGTCTCAATGCCGCGCTCATCCAACAGAAGGAGACGAACGTCGACGGGTATCTCAACACCACGTGGTGTCTCGAGATCGCGCGGGGCGTGTTGGCGTTCGGGGTCGTGTTCCTCTCGGCGCCGTTCATCGCGGCGTTCTTCAGCGAACCGGGAGCGACGAACGTCGTCCGCGTCCTCGCGCTCGTTCCGGTCCTCTACGGTCTCCGTAACCCAGCAGTGGTGTACTTTCAGAAGGACCTCTCGTTTCACAAGGACTTCATATACAACGCGGCGGGTGCGATCTCACAGCTCGTCGTTGGCGTCGGCTACGCGCTGTACTCCCCGACCGTGTGGGCGCTCGTGTTCGCGACGATGAGCCAGCCCGCGGTCCGACTCGTTCTCTCGTACGTCCTCCACGAGTACCGACCGTGGCCGTCGTTCAACCCCGAGATGGCCAGAGAGCTCATCCACTACGGCAAGTGGATCACCGGCGCGTCGATCATGGGCTACCTCTACAGCCAGGGCGACGACGTGTTCGTCGGCTGGTATCTTTCCGCCACGGCGCTTGGATTTTACCAGTACGCCTACCGGCTGGCGGACCTTCCCGCCGCGGAGGTGTCCGGTATCATCTCGAAGGTCACGTTCCCGGCGTATTCGCGGATCCAGAGCGATATGGACGCACTCAGGGACGCGCTCTTGCAGTCGACGCGTCTCACCGCGTTCGTCGCGTTTCCGTTAACCTTCGGAATCGCACTCGTCGCCCCGAGTTTCGTCCCCGCGATCCTCGGCGAGCAGTGGACGCCGATGATCCTGACGATGCAACTGCTCGCCATATACGGGCTGTTACACGCGATCACGCGAAACTTCGGATCGCTCTGGAAGGCGCTCAATCATCCCGATTACGTCGCAAAGCTCGGACTCTTGCGGGTGATCTGCATCGCGATCTTGATCTGGCCGGCGACGGCCCGATGGGGCATCGAGGGGACCGCGGTGGTCGTCGTCGGCGTCTACATCTTCCCGATGTTGCCGCTCGACGTGTATCTCTCGGCGAAGGTCGTCGAGGGCCGTTCGATGCAGATCTACCGCGAATACCTCTACCCGTTCGTCGCCGCCGCCACGATGTTCGGGAGCCTCTGGTACGCGCGCGGACTCGTCGATCTGTCACCGCTCGTCGAGTTCGCGTTCCTCGTTCCGGCGGGGACGGTGGTGTATCTCGCGGTCGCGCTCGTGTTGGAGCGGCAGTTCGACTGGGGAATCGAACGCATCATTCGGATGATATCGAACGGACTCCGGGGATGA
- a CDS encoding glycosyltransferase family 4 protein gives MSRADDLTVLLMDGERYPENPYMSLSTGALRELGADVRTPELPLLFPLTRTALAHRDADVMQLDWVYDYYIISPTGDELIDRAATVLRAVTMLVDLVIVSLLPVAVVWTVHNERHHEGKYRRIERVVNELLFSVADAVTVKCHAAIETIASTYSFADPADVSVVPDGNFIAAYENEASEEIAREELSIPEDAFVCLFFGLVREYKGIPELIEAFVELDAPDTELWIVGNPHTDELRRELETLSYGIGGVETVFEFVPDDRIQHYMNAADVLALPYRNILNSGSAHLGLSYGIPVVAPTIGCLPETLPGENFLYDPDDPDGLARALRRAREHPDLEAIGRSNHEHAVEQDWETAAARLTGVYRLALDRSGSGPIFERA, from the coding sequence ATGAGCCGGGCCGACGATCTCACCGTGCTCCTCATGGACGGCGAGCGCTATCCGGAGAACCCTTACATGTCGCTGTCGACAGGCGCGCTTCGGGAGCTGGGTGCGGACGTCAGAACGCCCGAACTGCCGCTGTTGTTCCCGCTGACTCGGACCGCGCTCGCGCATCGCGACGCCGACGTGATGCAACTCGATTGGGTCTATGACTACTACATCATCAGCCCGACCGGGGACGAACTGATCGATCGAGCTGCCACGGTACTGCGCGCCGTGACGATGCTCGTCGATCTCGTCATCGTCTCTTTGCTCCCGGTCGCCGTCGTCTGGACGGTTCACAACGAACGGCACCACGAGGGGAAGTATCGACGGATCGAGCGGGTCGTCAACGAACTCCTCTTTTCGGTCGCCGACGCCGTGACGGTCAAATGCCACGCCGCGATCGAGACGATCGCGTCGACGTACTCGTTCGCGGATCCGGCAGACGTTTCGGTCGTTCCGGACGGGAACTTCATCGCCGCGTACGAAAACGAGGCCTCGGAGGAGATAGCCAGAGAGGAGCTCTCAATCCCCGAGGACGCGTTCGTCTGTCTCTTCTTCGGGTTGGTCCGCGAGTACAAGGGCATCCCCGAGCTCATCGAGGCGTTCGTCGAGCTCGACGCGCCCGACACGGAGCTGTGGATCGTCGGTAACCCGCACACGGACGAGCTACGGCGGGAACTCGAGACGCTCTCGTACGGCATCGGCGGCGTCGAGACGGTCTTCGAGTTCGTCCCCGACGATCGGATACAGCACTACATGAACGCAGCCGACGTCCTCGCGTTACCGTACCGGAACATCCTCAACTCCGGATCGGCACACCTCGGCCTCTCCTACGGGATACCGGTCGTCGCACCGACGATCGGCTGTCTCCCCGAGACGCTGCCGGGGGAGAACTTCCTGTACGATCCGGACGACCCAGACGGGCTCGCGAGAGCGCTCCGTCGCGCTCGGGAGCATCCCGATCTCGAAGCCATCGGTCGATCGAACCACGAACACGCCGTCGAACAGGATTGGGAGACTGCGGCCGCGCGGTTGACCGGCGTCTATCGCCTCGCACTCGACCGCTCGGGCTCAGGCCCGATCTTCGAACGCGCATGA
- a CDS encoding glycosyltransferase family 2 protein, whose translation MSSETTHPRTNGSAATYRTEHEIDRNATDESSRSPLVSVVITTYNRPSYLRDAVESVFEQRYEAIELIVVDDHSETDTRAAIAALDVSSLTEFQYIRHDENRGANAARNTGIEAATGEYVAFLDDDDRWVPGKIDRHVEAFETAGSDVGVVYTGIEAIRPEGRVIEIPPPIEGDMTKALLCRNVVGTMSVVMVRTDVANDVPLDEAFPAWADLEWYINLSRRTEFKRLPEPLTVYEFTSHDRLSDDIEKKLRAYELFVDRFDSLAASYGRLFRRKMRGWAAYRAGNAALMAGRYDRARRFFATALVSYPFEPTFATHFLASTGGHVTHGLARWIRRVTT comes from the coding sequence ATGTCATCCGAGACGACACATCCCAGGACGAACGGATCAGCCGCGACGTATCGAACCGAACACGAGATCGACCGAAACGCGACCGACGAGTCGTCACGGTCGCCGCTCGTGAGCGTCGTGATCACCACGTACAACAGACCGTCGTATCTCCGCGACGCGGTCGAGAGCGTGTTCGAACAGCGCTACGAGGCGATCGAACTCATCGTCGTCGACGATCACTCCGAGACGGACACGCGAGCAGCGATCGCAGCGCTCGATGTCTCGTCGTTGACCGAGTTTCAGTACATTCGCCACGACGAAAACCGCGGCGCGAACGCGGCCAGAAATACAGGGATCGAGGCCGCAACGGGCGAGTACGTCGCCTTCCTCGACGACGACGACCGATGGGTTCCCGGGAAGATCGACCGGCATGTCGAGGCCTTCGAGACGGCCGGTTCGGACGTCGGCGTGGTCTACACCGGCATCGAGGCGATCCGACCCGAGGGCCGCGTGATCGAGATCCCACCGCCGATCGAGGGGGACATGACGAAGGCGTTGCTCTGCCGCAACGTCGTCGGGACGATGTCTGTCGTCATGGTCCGGACGGATGTTGCCAACGACGTCCCGCTCGACGAGGCGTTTCCGGCGTGGGCCGACCTCGAGTGGTATATCAATCTCTCGCGTCGAACCGAGTTCAAACGGCTCCCGGAGCCGCTGACGGTGTACGAGTTCACGTCGCACGACCGCCTGAGCGACGACATCGAAAAGAAGCTTCGCGCCTACGAACTGTTCGTCGACCGGTTCGATTCGCTCGCGGCGTCGTACGGGCGGCTGTTTCGGCGCAAAATGCGCGGTTGGGCCGCCTATCGAGCCGGGAACGCGGCACTCATGGCCGGACGGTACGATCGCGCCCGCCGGTTCTTCGCGACTGCGCTCGTCTCGTACCCGTTCGAACCGACGTTCGCCACGCATTTTCTCGCCTCCACGGGCGGCCACGTCACGCACGGCCTCGCCAGGTGGATCAGACGCGTCACCACCTGA
- a CDS encoding DUF7344 domain-containing protein encodes MDTESTKLPQDTAFDLLSNGRRRLLLRRLQGTDGIELGELATELAAIENDRSPEELSAQQRKRTYVSLYQTHVPKLEDSGVVTFDPESGLVSPTDRVDGLVAYFDTETNDVSWHRVYLVVAIVGLFVYALASLLGTQLVRPIYVGTVVLIGIVVVSLVHRRYAAHSDAPTPAIPE; translated from the coding sequence ATGGACACAGAATCAACGAAACTTCCCCAGGACACGGCGTTCGATCTGTTGAGCAACGGTCGACGGCGCCTGCTCTTACGGCGTCTGCAGGGCACCGACGGGATCGAACTCGGCGAGTTGGCGACGGAGCTAGCGGCCATCGAGAACGATCGCTCTCCCGAGGAGCTTTCGGCACAGCAGCGAAAACGAACCTACGTGTCGTTGTACCAAACGCACGTCCCGAAACTGGAGGACTCCGGCGTGGTCACCTTCGATCCGGAATCAGGGCTCGTCAGTCCGACCGATCGCGTCGACGGGCTCGTCGCGTACTTCGATACGGAGACGAACGACGTCTCCTGGCACCGGGTGTATCTCGTCGTCGCCATCGTGGGGCTGTTCGTGTACGCCCTCGCAAGCCTCCTCGGAACCCAACTCGTGCGCCCGATCTACGTCGGAACGGTCGTTCTGATCGGGATCGTCGTCGTGAGCCTCGTCCACCGGCGGTACGCCGCCCATTCCGACGCACCGACGCCAGCGATTCCGGAGTGA
- a CDS encoding Gfo/Idh/MocA family protein — MTYRVAIVGTGANPETRGRDGYAMAYRHAKGYERLESCSLVACADIVRENAEAFAEHHDIEEVYEDHEEMLAAVEPDIVSVCVPPAIHAELVIDCARAPGVEAVHCEKPMATTWADCRRMVAICEAESVQLTIDHQRRFAMPVVRAKELLAAGEIGELRRLEWSEVNLFDAGSHLFDLCDLFTDGERVEWVLAGIDYARENRWFGAINETRAISQWRYGDGTMGFASTAEEGPTLVDAYCRLVGTEGEIEIQPDGGPPLRMRTDGGWKSIDTANETVYSYSPGIVTATAKKLAGVLPVTIERFEDPPTHYERAIEHLVSSLSSGEEPTISGQSVLRGTELVFASWQSARQRGRVHLPLEIDDNPLEAMYEAGALNAPRETETDATEGELAAD; from the coding sequence ATGACATATCGTGTTGCGATAGTGGGAACCGGGGCGAATCCGGAGACACGCGGCCGCGATGGGTACGCGATGGCGTACCGCCACGCGAAGGGGTACGAGCGCCTCGAATCGTGTTCGCTCGTCGCGTGTGCGGACATCGTCCGGGAGAACGCGGAGGCCTTCGCCGAACACCACGATATTGAGGAGGTGTACGAGGACCACGAGGAGATGTTGGCGGCGGTAGAGCCCGACATCGTCAGCGTCTGCGTTCCGCCGGCGATCCACGCGGAGTTGGTTATCGACTGTGCGCGAGCACCGGGCGTCGAGGCCGTTCACTGTGAGAAGCCGATGGCCACCACGTGGGCGGACTGTCGGCGGATGGTGGCGATCTGTGAGGCCGAGAGCGTCCAGTTGACCATCGACCACCAGCGTCGGTTCGCGATGCCGGTGGTACGCGCGAAGGAACTGCTCGCAGCCGGGGAGATCGGGGAGCTACGGCGGCTCGAGTGGTCCGAAGTGAACCTCTTCGACGCCGGGTCTCACCTGTTCGATCTCTGCGATCTGTTCACCGACGGCGAGCGGGTCGAGTGGGTTCTCGCCGGGATCGATTACGCGCGCGAGAACCGGTGGTTCGGGGCGATCAACGAGACGCGAGCGATCTCACAGTGGCGGTACGGTGACGGGACGATGGGGTTCGCCTCGACCGCCGAAGAGGGGCCGACGCTGGTGGACGCGTACTGCAGACTCGTCGGTACCGAGGGCGAAATCGAGATCCAACCCGACGGTGGACCGCCGCTGCGGATGCGAACCGACGGAGGGTGGAAATCTATCGACACGGCCAACGAGACGGTGTACAGCTACTCGCCGGGCATCGTTACGGCGACGGCAAAGAAACTCGCGGGTGTGCTCCCGGTGACGATCGAGCGATTCGAGGACCCCCCGACGCACTACGAGCGGGCGATCGAACACCTCGTCTCGTCGCTCTCGTCGGGCGAAGAGCCGACCATATCCGGTCAGTCCGTGCTTCGGGGGACCGAACTCGTGTTCGCGAGTTGGCAATCGGCCCGTCAGCGTGGACGAGTTCATCTCCCACTCGAGATCGACGACAATCCGCTCGAGGCGATGTACGAGGCAGGCGCACTGAACGCACCGAGAGAAACCGAGACGGACGCGACAGAGGGGGAACTGGCAGCCGACTAA
- a CDS encoding HalOD1 output domain-containing protein — protein MSDEFKTPSMPERDLITATDETNVVRAQYEWSSTDPSTAVIEAVSAVVEREPTKIEPLYSTIDPDALNAAIRSGSDAATTVSFPFAGRRVTVHGTGEIAVRSGTQNFE, from the coding sequence ATGAGCGACGAATTCAAGACACCATCCATGCCGGAACGTGATCTCATCACGGCCACCGATGAGACGAATGTCGTTCGCGCACAGTACGAGTGGTCCTCGACGGATCCCTCGACGGCGGTCATCGAAGCCGTTTCCGCGGTCGTCGAGCGAGAACCGACCAAGATCGAACCGCTGTACAGCACCATCGATCCGGACGCGCTGAACGCGGCCATTCGGTCGGGGTCGGATGCCGCGACCACCGTGTCGTTTCCCTTTGCCGGTCGGCGCGTGACCGTACACGGAACAGGGGAGATTGCCGTCCGATCGGGAACACAGAACTTCGAGTAG
- a CDS encoding FG-GAP repeat domain-containing protein has protein sequence MKFEHEHIDSLPPCGRLFVCQPIDLTDNGRPDLIVGGAGSETLPILGVEGVPLFGRLFRQLENDLFWYENPGWERHVISSRSDLNVNGNALGDISGNGRLDLLVGQALGDRDIYWFEQPADPREPWTEHLIGGEFEKYHDLAFGDVDNDGEPEVVGASQRSEVVFYYDVPDDPYQSPWPSECLHVIDRGRHVEGLEIVDIDGDGRNELIAGTGVYRCDEAVAAAAESTATTDGGQRSSVEIERTGEPDGGPDARSNGDRALTDGWRREDIAVGWEWTRVAVGDIDDDGDFEVVFTEGDLPELGDRMGRVGWFDPPEWTAHILRDDLHCPHSVQLADFDDTGRLDIYVAEMGLDRHDDEAKHFVFRNLGEGRFEETVVASGIPTHEAKAVDVDGDGRIDIIGKSYEPNTHVDVWYNGA, from the coding sequence ATGAAGTTCGAACACGAGCATATCGACTCGTTGCCACCCTGTGGTCGGCTCTTCGTCTGTCAGCCGATCGATCTCACCGACAACGGTCGACCGGATCTCATCGTCGGCGGTGCGGGCAGCGAAACGCTCCCGATACTCGGCGTCGAGGGCGTCCCGCTGTTCGGGCGGTTGTTCCGGCAGCTCGAGAACGATCTGTTCTGGTACGAGAACCCCGGCTGGGAGCGACACGTCATCTCCTCGCGGTCGGATCTCAACGTGAATGGGAACGCGCTCGGCGATATCTCCGGGAACGGACGGCTCGACCTCCTCGTCGGACAGGCTCTCGGCGACCGCGACATCTACTGGTTCGAACAGCCGGCCGATCCGCGCGAGCCGTGGACGGAGCACCTGATCGGCGGCGAGTTCGAAAAGTACCACGACCTCGCGTTCGGCGACGTCGACAACGACGGCGAACCGGAGGTGGTCGGTGCCTCCCAGCGGAGCGAGGTCGTGTTCTACTACGACGTACCCGACGATCCGTACCAGTCGCCGTGGCCGAGCGAGTGTCTTCACGTGATCGACCGGGGGAGACACGTCGAGGGGCTCGAGATCGTCGATATCGACGGCGATGGGCGGAACGAACTCATCGCGGGGACGGGCGTCTACCGGTGCGACGAGGCGGTGGCGGCTGCCGCCGAATCGACCGCGACGACGGACGGGGGACAGCGATCGTCCGTCGAAATCGAACGGACGGGGGAACCAGATGGCGGTCCGGACGCACGATCGAACGGCGACCGAGCGCTGACCGACGGCTGGCGGCGCGAGGACATCGCCGTCGGCTGGGAGTGGACCCGGGTTGCCGTCGGGGATATCGACGACGACGGCGACTTCGAGGTGGTGTTCACCGAGGGCGACCTCCCGGAGCTCGGCGACCGGATGGGGCGGGTCGGCTGGTTCGATCCCCCTGAGTGGACGGCCCACATCCTCCGCGACGACCTCCACTGTCCGCACTCGGTACAGCTCGCCGATTTCGACGACACCGGACGACTCGACATATACGTCGCCGAGATGGGCCTCGACCGCCACGACGACGAGGCGAAACACTTCGTCTTTCGCAACCTCGGCGAGGGCCGCTTCGAGGAGACCGTCGTCGCTTCGGGGATCCCAACACACGAAGCGAAGGCCGTCGACGTGGACGGCGATGGACGGATCGACATCATCGGCAAGTCCTACGAGCCGAACACGCACGTCGATGTCTGGTACAACGGGGCCTGA